The following are encoded together in the Acidovorax sp. KKS102 genome:
- a CDS encoding branched-chain amino acid ABC transporter permease has product MNFVDVLLTGATLGGLYALVAMGLTLQYGVARIMNLSYGEFLIGAAFIAWIVSKLGLSPLWGLLLAVPLGFGVQWLVYRILMVPLVKRTGAGPQLEVDSILATFGLLFIVQGLMLLQFTGNYHSYSYLAEPVQILGGTVAANRLLVLCVAAAAAAGLFLLLNRTRVGTSVRAVAVSPQFAPLVGINVRQRAAQAYGLGGALVAVCGVLVSMFLPFSATMGIMFTMKALIVVIMGGVGNLMGALVAGLLLGFAETIVASIEPALILAVNYGLFLLVLLVRPTGLFGSVGR; this is encoded by the coding sequence ATGAACTTTGTTGACGTGCTGCTGACGGGTGCGACCCTTGGAGGTCTATATGCGCTCGTGGCGATGGGGCTGACTCTGCAATATGGGGTCGCTCGCATCATGAACCTGTCGTACGGTGAATTCCTCATCGGGGCAGCCTTTATCGCCTGGATTGTGTCAAAGCTTGGCCTATCGCCTCTTTGGGGACTGCTGCTCGCAGTGCCTCTGGGATTCGGCGTTCAATGGTTGGTTTACCGCATTCTGATGGTGCCGCTGGTCAAGCGCACCGGAGCTGGGCCTCAGTTGGAGGTGGACTCAATCCTTGCCACATTTGGTTTGCTTTTCATTGTGCAAGGGCTGATGCTTTTGCAGTTCACGGGCAACTACCACAGCTACAGCTATCTGGCTGAACCCGTTCAGATTCTCGGTGGAACCGTCGCTGCAAACCGCTTGCTCGTCCTGTGCGTCGCGGCAGCCGCAGCTGCTGGCCTGTTTCTGTTGCTCAATCGTACGCGCGTAGGGACCTCTGTCCGGGCGGTTGCTGTGTCTCCTCAGTTCGCTCCCCTGGTGGGCATTAATGTTCGCCAGCGAGCTGCTCAGGCATACGGGCTGGGCGGCGCACTGGTGGCAGTCTGCGGGGTGCTCGTGAGCATGTTCCTGCCCTTCTCGGCCACCATGGGCATCATGTTCACCATGAAGGCGCTCATCGTCGTCATCATGGGCGGCGTGGGCAACCTGATGGGTGCGCTGGTCGCCGGACTCCTCCTCGGCTTTGCCGAGACCATCGTCGCCAGCATCGAGCCTGCGCTCATCCTCGCCGTCAACTACGGACTCTTTTTGCTGGTTCTGCTTGTGCGCCCCACGGGCCTGTTTGGGAGCGTCGGGCGATGA
- a CDS encoding branched-chain amino acid ABC transporter permease, whose amino-acid sequence MSTKEKFAWAAAIAAVVALAMLPFGIESDYSLGLYLNMLMYSVLATAWALFSGPTRYVSLASVAFFGMGAYAAAVLGEVVSWPVVLLAATGIGIVMSLLVGLATLRLSGVYFVIFSFGLAELVKQLVSWYEVKFSKVLGRYVTADVTTQDIYWQLLALLAFILLIRVLISRSRLGLALRVIGEDETVARHVGINTTTAKVLLFMLSASFMTLAGAIMAPRWTYLDPSIAFSATVSFQTLIMALLGGASALFGPILGAVPLVLLFEYLSGNFPNHYPILLGLIFILIVYLLPNGLVGAVAQLRRRA is encoded by the coding sequence ATGAGCACGAAAGAAAAATTTGCATGGGCGGCAGCCATCGCCGCCGTCGTGGCCCTGGCCATGCTTCCGTTCGGCATCGAGAGTGACTACTCCCTCGGGTTGTACCTCAACATGTTGATGTACTCAGTCCTGGCAACGGCTTGGGCCTTGTTCTCTGGACCGACCCGATACGTCTCGCTGGCCAGCGTCGCATTCTTTGGCATGGGTGCCTACGCGGCCGCGGTCCTCGGCGAGGTCGTTTCCTGGCCCGTGGTGCTCCTCGCCGCAACTGGCATCGGCATTGTCATGTCGCTGTTGGTGGGTCTTGCGACGCTTCGACTCTCTGGGGTGTACTTCGTCATCTTTAGCTTCGGCCTGGCCGAGCTGGTGAAGCAGCTTGTGAGCTGGTACGAAGTCAAGTTCAGCAAGGTGTTGGGCCGCTACGTGACCGCTGACGTAACGACTCAGGACATCTACTGGCAACTCCTGGCGCTGCTGGCCTTCATCCTCCTCATCCGCGTGTTGATTTCCAGGTCTCGACTCGGCCTAGCCCTGCGCGTCATCGGCGAAGACGAGACAGTTGCCCGTCACGTAGGCATCAACACCACGACGGCGAAGGTACTGCTGTTCATGTTGTCGGCGTCTTTCATGACCCTGGCCGGAGCCATCATGGCGCCCCGTTGGACCTACCTCGACCCGAGCATCGCTTTCTCGGCGACGGTGTCCTTCCAGACGCTAATCATGGCGCTGCTGGGCGGAGCGAGTGCCCTGTTCGGCCCAATCCTCGGTGCCGTTCCCCTCGTGCTTCTGTTTGAGTACCTCTCCGGCAACTTCCCGAACCACTATCCCATCTTGCTGGGGCTCATCTTCATTCTCATCGTCTACCTGTTGCCCAACGGCTTGGTGGGCGCCGTTGCGCAGCTCAGGAGACGAGCATGA
- a CDS encoding amino acid ABC transporter substrate-binding protein: MLKAAAAAAMLSAGAPLAFAQGAPNSERIGWAISKTGANAGGVSASISGNYRLWVKEVNDAGGIMLKAFNKRVPIEVVEYDDRSSTEEAVRYTERLMSQDKVDFVLAPWGTGNNLAAAPTYEKHGYPLLAVAALPADATALVKRWKHAFFYEGDAIPYAEALLDVLAAKRKEGLIGDTVAMVNIADSFGVEAAKAARAAIKSHGFKLVYDNTYPIGVQDVTPIINEIKSKNADSFIAFSYPPDTFLLTEQAKVQGLNPKAMYLGIGTALPAYGQKFGADLEGVMGLGGVDYGSPVIQSYFKRHKDLTGYEPDRFTAPLVWVSLQMLQQSIERVGKVDRAAVTQELRNGSFETIFGTVKLQNQILRDLFYVGQWQNGEYYGVAPISKKGAKPIVMPKPAWKKS; the protein is encoded by the coding sequence GTGCTCAAGGCCGCGGCCGCAGCCGCGATGCTTTCTGCCGGAGCACCACTCGCTTTCGCACAGGGTGCCCCCAACTCCGAGCGAATTGGTTGGGCCATCTCGAAGACGGGCGCCAATGCCGGCGGCGTCTCTGCCTCCATCTCGGGCAATTACCGGCTGTGGGTCAAAGAGGTGAATGACGCGGGCGGAATCATGCTCAAGGCGTTCAACAAGCGCGTTCCAATCGAGGTGGTTGAGTACGACGACCGCTCGAGCACCGAAGAGGCTGTGCGCTACACCGAGCGCCTTATGTCGCAAGACAAAGTGGACTTCGTGCTGGCTCCATGGGGCACGGGCAACAACCTCGCCGCCGCGCCGACCTACGAGAAGCACGGTTATCCCCTGCTGGCCGTGGCAGCGCTGCCGGCCGATGCGACCGCACTGGTGAAGCGCTGGAAGCACGCCTTCTTCTACGAAGGCGATGCCATCCCTTATGCCGAGGCGCTGCTGGACGTTCTGGCCGCCAAGCGCAAGGAAGGCCTGATTGGCGACACGGTCGCCATGGTCAATATCGCCGACAGCTTCGGTGTGGAAGCCGCCAAAGCCGCGCGCGCCGCCATCAAGAGCCATGGCTTCAAGCTGGTGTACGACAACACCTATCCCATTGGCGTTCAAGACGTGACGCCCATCATCAACGAAATCAAGAGCAAGAACGCTGACTCATTCATCGCGTTCTCCTATCCGCCCGACACCTTCCTACTCACGGAACAGGCCAAGGTTCAGGGACTGAACCCCAAGGCGATGTACCTTGGCATCGGCACTGCGCTGCCTGCGTATGGCCAGAAGTTTGGCGCCGACCTGGAAGGTGTGATGGGGCTCGGGGGTGTGGACTACGGCAGCCCCGTCATTCAGAGCTACTTCAAACGTCACAAGGACCTGACTGGCTACGAACCGGACCGCTTCACCGCACCCCTGGTGTGGGTCTCGCTGCAGATGCTTCAGCAGTCCATCGAGCGGGTTGGCAAGGTCGACCGTGCTGCCGTCACGCAAGAGCTGCGCAATGGCAGCTTCGAGACCATCTTCGGCACGGTGAAGCTGCAGAACCAGATTCTTCGTGACCTGTTCTACGTCGGCCAGTGGCAGAACGGCGAGTACTACGGTGTCGCGCCCATCTCGAAGAAGGGCGCCAAGCCCATCGTGATGCCCAAGCCCGCCTGGAAGAAGTCCTAA